A window from Leptotrichia sp. oral taxon 215 str. W9775 encodes these proteins:
- the plsY gene encoding glycerol-3-phosphate 1-O-acyltransferase PlsY, with protein sequence MNTIVLMAFAYILGSIPNALWIGKVFKGIDVREHGSKNTGSTNAARVLGAKLGILTLILDISKGAILVALSFFMKADLLGNMTGISNLDSIMIGIFAIIGHSFSVFMKFKGGKAVATTVGVFTVLVPKALLLAAVVFFVIFALTRYVSISSIIAATSLPIFIFFLYGDIPYTIFGGIIAVLIIVKHKSNIQRLLNGTESKFTINKK encoded by the coding sequence ATGAATACAATTGTATTGATGGCATTTGCTTATATTCTAGGGAGTATTCCTAATGCTCTTTGGATAGGAAAAGTTTTCAAGGGAATAGATGTAAGGGAACACGGTAGTAAAAATACAGGTTCTACGAATGCCGCAAGAGTTCTTGGAGCAAAACTGGGAATACTTACATTGATACTTGATATTTCCAAAGGAGCAATTCTGGTTGCATTGTCGTTTTTTATGAAGGCAGATTTACTCGGAAATATGACAGGAATATCAAATTTAGATTCTATAATGATTGGAATATTTGCAATTATAGGCCACAGTTTTTCAGTTTTCATGAAATTTAAGGGAGGAAAAGCAGTTGCAACAACGGTTGGAGTATTTACTGTTCTGGTACCGAAAGCTCTGTTACTTGCAGCGGTGGTATTTTTTGTAATATTTGCACTGACAAGATATGTTTCGATTTCTTCGATAATAGCCGCAACATCATTGCCAATATTTATTTTCTTCCTGTATGGAGATATTCCTTACACTATTTTTGGAGGAATAATTGCAGTACTGATAATTGTTAAACATAAAAGTAATATTCAACGTTTATTAAACGGTACAGAATCAAAATTTACAATAAATAAAAAATAA
- a CDS encoding MATE family efflux transporter: MDKKHNELNDDSIFKLCIKYFIPTFIGSVVVVLYNIVDRFFVGKISEKALAGAGVAFYIVMIFIAFAMLVGVGSGAVVSIRLGQKKGEEAEKILGNTITIFAILGIVLYILMMINLDTILLYSGANAETLPYAKTYLEIIMYAILPLFFSYGLTNVLNAAGTPRVAMFSMMVGAITNIILDYVAVVILHTGIEGTAYATLIGNILSAIFVMYFIIAGKFPIKINLFGYKLEETSSLKLKLRNMKLSCPVVKDILSIGMSPFLLQMASSLVGLVTNKIVETNGGTYGVAVMTIINSYLPIMTMTVYSVAQAIQPIIGFNYGAENYRRVRKALLIAVAMGLFSAAIFWIVVMLIPRELILFFNEKSTVEGLYEGIKALRIYFSLVIPASLGIIIPNYYQSTGRPRYAVILNLLRQVVIFLLVMVIFSRIWKLDGVWYAQPFTDLLFAIVLLLFLYRELRKLKRKEEEKLKKLDK; encoded by the coding sequence ATGGATAAAAAGCATAATGAATTAAATGATGATTCGATTTTTAAGCTTTGCATAAAATATTTTATACCGACATTTATTGGTTCGGTTGTAGTAGTGCTCTATAATATTGTAGACAGATTTTTTGTTGGAAAAATAAGTGAAAAAGCTCTTGCAGGAGCAGGAGTAGCCTTTTATATAGTCATGATTTTTATAGCATTTGCAATGCTTGTAGGAGTAGGATCAGGAGCAGTGGTATCTATAAGGCTTGGTCAGAAAAAGGGTGAAGAAGCTGAAAAAATATTGGGAAACACAATAACAATATTTGCAATACTTGGTATAGTTCTTTATATACTGATGATGATAAATCTTGACACTATTCTTCTTTATTCAGGAGCAAATGCAGAAACATTGCCTTATGCAAAAACCTACCTTGAGATAATAATGTATGCAATACTCCCATTATTTTTCTCTTATGGTCTTACAAATGTTTTAAATGCTGCAGGAACTCCAAGAGTTGCAATGTTTTCAATGATGGTCGGTGCAATAACTAACATTATACTTGATTATGTTGCAGTAGTGATTCTGCATACGGGTATAGAAGGTACAGCTTATGCCACTTTAATAGGAAATATCCTTTCTGCAATTTTTGTAATGTATTTTATAATAGCAGGAAAATTTCCAATTAAAATTAATCTTTTTGGATATAAGCTGGAGGAGACAAGTTCTTTGAAGCTTAAATTAAGAAATATGAAATTGTCGTGTCCAGTGGTAAAGGATATATTGTCAATCGGTATGTCTCCGTTTCTTTTACAGATGGCAAGTTCACTTGTGGGACTTGTAACAAATAAAATAGTTGAAACAAATGGAGGAACTTATGGAGTAGCTGTAATGACAATTATAAATTCCTACCTGCCGATAATGACAATGACTGTCTATTCGGTGGCACAGGCAATACAGCCTATAATTGGATTTAATTATGGAGCGGAAAATTACAGGAGGGTAAGAAAAGCTCTTCTTATAGCAGTTGCTATGGGACTTTTTTCAGCTGCCATATTTTGGATTGTAGTGATGCTAATACCTAGGGAACTTATACTATTTTTCAATGAAAAAAGTACGGTGGAAGGTCTTTACGAAGGTATAAAAGCCTTGAGAATTTATTTTTCATTGGTAATTCCTGCATCATTGGGAATAATAATACCAAACTACTATCAGTCTACAGGAAGACCAAGATATGCAGTAATATTGAACTTATTACGTCAAGTTGTAATATTTCTTCTTGTTATGGTAATCTTTTCAAGAATATGGAAATTGGATGGAGTATGGTATGCACAGCCATTTACAGATTTGCTGTTTGCAATAGTATTACTACTTTTTCTGTATAGAGAACTAAGAAAATTAAAAAGAAAAGAAGAAGAAAAATTAAAAAAATTAGATAAATAA
- a CDS encoding CapA family protein has product MKKFKFIILIVLILAFFSCDNTYFGKKEAESDINSKKENTETTVINSNETEKLEDKKITVIAVGDIMLGSNYPSRTLLPKNDYNVLTDTEKILQDADLTVGNLEGTLFDEGGTPKSCSDVSVCYVFRTPSKYGKYLKDAGFDYLSIANNHSNDFGDEGINKTMKNLDELGIKYTGIKKLAETAIIEKDNLKYGFVSFAPLSKTVDLNNYEYAAELIKSLKSSTDIVIVMFHGGAEGNGKEHITRKTEMFFGENRGNVFKFARMAVDAGADIILGQGPHVTRGIELYKNRFISYSAGNFATYGKFNLKGKSGIAPIFKITIDSKGNFIEGEIIPVKQTKGTFGPFVDENRTAIKEIISLNKSDFPEGNGLSVSEDGKIKKK; this is encoded by the coding sequence ATGAAAAAGTTTAAGTTTATTATTTTAATAGTTCTGATATTAGCATTCTTTTCCTGCGATAACACCTATTTTGGAAAAAAAGAAGCTGAATCAGACATAAATTCTAAAAAGGAAAATACAGAAACTACTGTTATAAATTCTAATGAAACTGAAAAATTAGAAGATAAAAAAATTACTGTTATAGCTGTTGGGGATATAATGCTGGGAAGTAACTATCCTTCCAGAACTCTTCTCCCAAAAAATGATTACAATGTATTGACAGATACAGAAAAAATATTACAGGATGCTGACCTTACTGTTGGAAATCTTGAAGGAACTCTTTTTGATGAGGGAGGAACTCCAAAAAGCTGTTCAGACGTTTCTGTATGTTATGTTTTCAGAACTCCTTCAAAATATGGTAAATACCTTAAGGACGCAGGATTTGACTATTTAAGCATTGCAAATAACCATTCCAATGACTTTGGAGATGAAGGAATTAACAAAACAATGAAAAACCTTGATGAATTGGGTATAAAATATACCGGGATTAAAAAATTAGCTGAAACTGCCATAATCGAAAAAGATAATTTAAAATATGGTTTTGTTTCTTTTGCTCCCCTTTCTAAAACAGTTGATTTAAATAATTATGAATATGCTGCAGAACTTATAAAATCCCTTAAAAGTTCAACTGATATTGTTATTGTAATGTTTCATGGAGGGGCTGAAGGAAATGGAAAAGAACACATTACCAGAAAAACTGAAATGTTCTTTGGAGAAAATAGAGGAAATGTATTTAAATTTGCTAGAATGGCTGTAGATGCCGGAGCTGATATAATTTTGGGTCAAGGTCCACACGTAACTCGTGGAATAGAACTATACAAAAACAGATTTATTTCCTACAGTGCCGGAAATTTTGCCACATATGGAAAATTTAATTTGAAAGGTAAAAGTGGTATCGCCCCAATTTTTAAAATAACCATTGATTCTAAAGGAAATTTCATTGAAGGCGAAATCATCCCTGTTAAACAGACTAAAGGAACATTTGGTCCTTTTGTTGATGAAAACAGAACTGCCATTAAGGAAATTATTTCCCTTAATAAAAGTGATTTCCCGGAAGGAAATGGTCTTTCTGTAAGTGAAGATGGAAAAATTAAAAAGAAATAG
- a CDS encoding LpxI family protein has protein sequence MDRIGLIAGNGKLPEMFIEQCIRQGIEPVSVYLFDSVEESVKKHVNSAKYSIAQPGKIISYFKKNNISRLVMLGKVEKDLIFSNLKFDFTATKILFSARNKKDKNILKAIIDYIEGEGITVLPQNYLFDEYMVKNENYTKNSPSKNEEKTIEIGIEAARMLTDIDAGQTVVVKDESVVALEGIEGTDKAILRGGELAGKNCIVVKTARRKQDYRIDIPTIGLETVKKVVEINGRGIIAEAEKMLFIDQKEVIEFANKNKIFIKGIKIND, from the coding sequence ATGGATAGAATTGGACTTATAGCAGGAAACGGTAAATTACCTGAAATGTTTATAGAACAATGTATTCGGCAGGGTATAGAACCTGTTTCCGTCTATTTATTTGACAGTGTTGAAGAATCTGTCAAAAAACATGTTAATTCGGCAAAATATAGTATAGCACAACCGGGAAAGATAATTTCTTATTTTAAGAAAAATAACATTTCCCGTCTTGTTATGCTTGGAAAAGTTGAAAAGGATCTTATTTTTTCCAACTTAAAATTTGATTTTACTGCTACAAAAATACTGTTCTCAGCCAGAAATAAAAAAGATAAGAATATATTAAAAGCAATAATTGATTATATTGAAGGTGAAGGAATAACAGTTTTACCTCAGAACTATCTGTTTGATGAATATATGGTGAAAAATGAAAACTACACAAAAAACAGTCCGTCAAAAAATGAGGAAAAAACGATTGAAATAGGAATAGAGGCTGCAAGAATGCTTACAGATATTGATGCAGGACAGACTGTTGTCGTAAAAGATGAATCAGTTGTTGCACTTGAAGGAATAGAAGGAACTGACAAGGCTATTTTACGTGGAGGGGAACTTGCAGGGAAAAACTGTATCGTTGTAAAAACAGCCAGAAGAAAGCAGGACTACAGGATAGATATTCCGACTATTGGACTAGAAACTGTAAAAAAAGTAGTGGAAATTAATGGAAGAGGTATAATTGCCGAAGCTGAAAAAATGCTTTTCATAGATCAGAAGGAAGTTATAGAATTTGCAAACAAAAACAAAATATTCATAAAGGGAATAAAAATAAACGATTAA
- the lpxC gene encoding UDP-3-O-acyl-N-acetylglucosamine deacetylase, with protein MKRRTIEKEVSLSGIGLHKGENIKLTLKPNGDDSEAGRGIIFKRVDITDKDNIIKVDYRNLFDLERGTNIKNEADVKVHTIEHFMSSLSVSGITDILVEINGNELPILDGSSIQFMEKLKEAGIKELESEIEPVVITEPIIFTQEKDGKHVLALPYDGFKISYTIDFNHSFLKSQYFEINVTPEEYIEKISRCRTFAFDYEIDFLKKNNLALGGSLENAIVVGKDGPLNPEGLRYPDEFVRHKILDIIGDLYVLGRPLKAHVIAIKAGHFVNAKLTALIAEKYLK; from the coding sequence ATGAAGCGAAGAACAATAGAAAAAGAAGTTTCCCTATCCGGAATAGGTCTTCATAAAGGAGAAAATATAAAGCTTACTTTAAAGCCTAATGGAGATGACAGTGAAGCAGGAAGAGGGATAATTTTTAAAAGAGTAGACATTACAGATAAAGACAATATTATAAAAGTTGATTATAGAAATTTATTTGATCTGGAAAGAGGAACAAATATAAAAAATGAAGCAGATGTGAAAGTACACACAATAGAGCATTTTATGTCTTCGCTTTCAGTTTCAGGAATTACTGATATTTTAGTAGAAATAAATGGAAATGAACTTCCAATACTTGACGGAAGCTCGATACAATTTATGGAAAAGCTTAAAGAAGCCGGAATAAAAGAATTGGAAAGTGAAATAGAACCTGTGGTAATAACAGAACCAATAATATTTACTCAGGAAAAAGATGGGAAGCATGTTTTGGCTCTGCCTTATGACGGATTTAAAATATCATATACAATAGATTTTAATCACAGTTTCTTAAAATCACAGTATTTTGAAATAAATGTAACTCCTGAAGAATATATTGAAAAAATTTCAAGATGCAGAACATTTGCATTTGATTATGAAATAGATTTTCTGAAAAAAAACAATCTGGCTCTTGGTGGAAGCCTTGAAAATGCAATAGTTGTTGGAAAAGACGGTCCTTTAAATCCTGAAGGGCTTAGATATCCGGATGAATTTGTAAGACATAAAATACTTGATATAATAGGAGATCTTTATGTTTTGGGAAGACCGTTAAAGGCACATGTAATAGCCATAAAGGCAGGTCATTTTGTAAATGCAAAACTTACAGCACTTATTGCTGAAAAATATTTAAAATAA
- the lpxA gene encoding acyl-ACP--UDP-N-acetylglucosamine O-acyltransferase codes for MSRNNIHPTAIIAEEAKLGENITVGPYSIIGPEVVIGNGTTVESHVVIEGETIIGENNYIFSFASIGKVPQDLKFKGEKTRTVIGNNNKIREFVTIHRGTDDKYETRIGNNCLIMAYVHIAHDCIIGDNCVLANAATFAGHVEVEDYAVVGGLTAVHQFTRVGRHAMIGGCSAVTQDVVPYMLSEGNKARAVYINIVGLQRRGFSEEQIKTLREVYKIIFKKKLKLEEALQILERDYSHFDEAMKVVEFIRKSKRGITR; via the coding sequence ATGAGTAGGAATAACATTCACCCAACTGCAATAATAGCTGAAGAAGCTAAACTCGGGGAAAATATAACAGTAGGACCTTATTCAATAATAGGACCGGAAGTTGTAATAGGAAATGGAACTACTGTGGAATCTCACGTAGTAATAGAAGGGGAAACAATAATAGGAGAAAATAACTATATATTTTCTTTTGCATCTATAGGAAAAGTCCCTCAGGATTTAAAATTTAAAGGTGAAAAAACAAGGACAGTAATAGGAAATAACAATAAAATAAGAGAATTTGTTACAATTCATAGGGGAACTGATGACAAATACGAAACTAGAATTGGTAACAACTGTCTAATAATGGCATATGTCCATATAGCACATGACTGTATTATTGGTGACAACTGCGTTCTTGCAAATGCGGCGACTTTTGCAGGCCATGTTGAAGTTGAAGATTATGCTGTTGTTGGAGGACTTACTGCAGTTCACCAGTTTACAAGAGTGGGAAGACACGCAATGATAGGAGGATGTTCCGCAGTAACTCAGGATGTTGTTCCGTACATGCTTTCTGAAGGAAATAAGGCAAGGGCAGTATATATAAATATTGTTGGTCTTCAAAGAAGAGGTTTTTCTGAAGAACAGATAAAAACTTTAAGGGAAGTATATAAAATAATTTTTAAGAAAAAATTGAAGCTGGAAGAAGCATTACAAATACTTGAAAGAGATTATAGCCATTTTGATGAAGCAATGAAGGTTGTAGAATTTATAAGAAAAAGTAAAAGAGGTATAACGAGATAA
- a CDS encoding ATP-dependent helicase yields MSILDELNEEQRKAAEKIDGPVLILAGAGSGKTRTVTYRIAHMIKEKGISPLNIMALTFTNKAAKEMKERAEALIGPDANDLVVSTFHSFSVRLLKTYSDRIGYGRNFNIYDVDDQKSIITKIKKELNIKNDEVSPAKIANRISKLKEQGIGIEELEEQVDTRIYSNRIFRDIYRKYDETLKANNAMDFSDLLLNAKRLLEDPYVLERVQNRYKYIVVDEYQDTNDIQYEIISKIAEKYKNICVVGDEDQSIYAFRGANINNILNFERDYKNAFVAKLEQNYRSTKTILDTANELIKNNKSSKGKKLWTNGEKGEKIKVFNAPTVYDEAEFIVNEIKAKAKDGKQYKDMTILYRTNSQSRVLEEKLLAAKVPYKIYGGMQFFQRKEIKDILAYMNLLNNPNDNHNFYRIINVPKRAIGDKTLEKIAQLANEKGISMLESTKYIDEIPGLRAAVKEAIKSFYKMMHGIYERLDELSVKEVFDEVLIQTKYIDSIEDNKEDRVKNIEELLNSITESEKQNPGMSLSEYLDMVSLTSSSDSIEEDENFIKLMTIHSSKGLEFDYVFIAGMEDGLFPSCNFDTSEDEIEEERRLCYVAITRAKKELYLSHVSERMVWGQMNYMIRPSRFISEMKQGNLDYLSEKNNKLSKKNGTTILFNQEGKRKIENFNPFSLKSVRTSELKNKEKSKYKVGDVVNHIKFGKGKIKKVDEKSLLIDFMTGEKKIALILAEKLLKG; encoded by the coding sequence ATGAGTATTTTAGATGAACTAAATGAAGAACAGAGAAAAGCAGCTGAAAAAATCGACGGACCTGTATTAATACTGGCTGGAGCTGGAAGCGGAAAGACAAGAACGGTTACATATAGAATAGCTCATATGATAAAGGAAAAAGGAATTTCTCCGCTAAATATAATGGCCCTTACATTTACGAATAAGGCGGCTAAGGAAATGAAGGAAAGGGCAGAGGCTTTAATAGGACCAGATGCAAATGACCTTGTAGTATCAACATTCCATTCATTTTCAGTGAGACTTTTAAAAACATATTCTGATAGAATAGGGTACGGAAGAAACTTTAATATTTATGATGTGGATGATCAGAAGTCAATTATTACCAAGATAAAAAAGGAACTGAATATAAAAAATGATGAAGTATCCCCTGCAAAAATTGCAAACAGAATCAGTAAATTAAAGGAACAGGGAATAGGAATAGAAGAACTTGAAGAACAAGTTGATACGAGAATCTATTCAAATAGAATTTTCAGGGATATTTACAGGAAATATGATGAAACATTGAAGGCAAATAATGCCATGGATTTTTCAGATCTTCTTCTTAATGCAAAAAGGCTTCTGGAAGACCCGTATGTACTTGAAAGAGTTCAGAATAGATACAAATATATAGTTGTAGATGAGTATCAGGATACAAATGATATTCAGTATGAAATAATAAGTAAAATTGCAGAAAAATATAAAAATATATGTGTTGTAGGAGATGAAGATCAGAGTATATATGCCTTCAGAGGTGCAAATATAAATAATATACTGAATTTTGAAAGGGATTATAAAAATGCCTTTGTGGCAAAACTGGAACAAAATTACAGATCTACCAAAACAATCCTTGACACAGCAAATGAACTTATAAAAAATAATAAAAGTTCAAAAGGAAAGAAACTTTGGACTAATGGAGAAAAAGGTGAAAAAATAAAAGTTTTCAATGCTCCAACTGTCTATGATGAAGCAGAATTTATTGTAAATGAAATAAAGGCTAAGGCTAAAGATGGAAAGCAGTATAAGGATATGACAATACTGTATAGAACAAACTCCCAGTCACGTGTGCTTGAGGAAAAGCTTTTAGCGGCGAAGGTTCCTTATAAAATTTATGGTGGAATGCAGTTCTTCCAGAGAAAAGAAATAAAGGATATCCTTGCATACATGAATTTGCTGAATAATCCTAATGATAATCATAATTTTTATAGGATAATAAATGTTCCAAAAAGGGCAATAGGAGACAAAACCCTTGAAAAAATAGCTCAACTTGCAAATGAAAAGGGAATTTCAATGCTGGAATCAACAAAATATATTGATGAAATTCCAGGATTAAGGGCAGCTGTCAAGGAAGCTATAAAAAGTTTTTATAAAATGATGCACGGAATATATGAAAGACTTGATGAACTTTCAGTAAAAGAAGTGTTTGATGAAGTGCTTATACAGACAAAGTATATAGATTCAATAGAAGATAACAAGGAAGACAGGGTAAAAAATATTGAAGAACTGTTAAACAGTATAACAGAATCTGAAAAACAGAATCCTGGAATGTCTTTAAGTGAATATCTGGATATGGTTTCACTTACTTCTTCCTCTGATTCCATTGAAGAGGATGAGAATTTTATAAAACTGATGACAATTCACAGTTCAAAAGGACTTGAATTTGATTATGTGTTTATTGCCGGAATGGAGGACGGACTTTTCCCTTCATGTAACTTTGATACTTCTGAAGATGAAATTGAAGAAGAAAGAAGACTTTGTTATGTTGCTATAACAAGGGCAAAAAAAGAACTTTATCTTTCCCACGTTTCAGAAAGAATGGTATGGGGACAAATGAACTATATGATAAGACCTTCAAGATTTATTAGTGAAATGAAACAGGGAAATCTTGATTATTTATCAGAAAAAAATAATAAGTTAAGCAAAAAAAATGGAACAACAATTCTCTTTAATCAGGAAGGAAAAAGAAAAATAGAGAATTTTAATCCTTTTTCATTGAAATCAGTGAGAACTTCAGAACTGAAAAATAAGGAAAAATCCAAATATAAAGTTGGAGATGTTGTAAATCATATTAAGTTTGGAAAAGGAAAAATAAAAAAAGTAGATGAAAAAAGTCTGCTGATTGATTTTATGACAGGAGAAAAGAAAATAGCATTAATACTTGCAGAAAAACTTCTGAAGGGATAA
- the fabZ gene encoding 3-hydroxyacyl-ACP dehydratase FabZ — MEPVMTIEDIMKILPHRYPFLLVDRVIEKNGTDSLVAIKNVTMNEEFFNGHFPGKPVMPGVLQVEAMAQAVGLLMLEPGKIPLFMSIDNCKFRRGVVPGDQLRIEVEKIKVKRNVIVAKGKCTVDGAVACEADLKFAIQEL; from the coding sequence ATGGAACCAGTTATGACAATAGAAGATATAATGAAAATATTACCACACAGATACCCTTTTTTATTAGTGGATAGAGTAATAGAAAAAAATGGAACAGACTCTTTAGTCGCAATAAAAAATGTAACTATGAATGAAGAATTTTTTAACGGACATTTTCCAGGAAAACCTGTTATGCCAGGAGTTTTACAAGTAGAAGCTATGGCCCAGGCGGTAGGATTATTGATGTTAGAACCAGGAAAAATACCTTTATTTATGTCGATAGATAATTGTAAATTTAGAAGAGGTGTTGTTCCAGGGGATCAGCTTAGAATAGAAGTTGAAAAAATAAAAGTAAAGAGAAATGTTATAGTTGCAAAAGGGAAATGTACCGTTGATGGTGCGGTTGCATGTGAAGCAGATTTGAAATTTGCGATACAGGAATTATAA
- a CDS encoding YaaA family protein — protein sequence MKIIISPSKTKKIGVLDGVDSFETPIFSKITDKIVKEVASWPVEDIEVKFKLKREQAKKLSDFYKNFKKEKFGHAISTYTGVVYKEIHVDELDRKDQEFMEENLRIFSALYGVLTPFTELKEYRLDMVNSIFPDKSLYEIWRKEINDYFKNEDFIINLASKEYSKILSTDNIYNFEFYDEKDGKLKQISTNSKKMRGFTVNYIIKNRITDVTLLKNISLNGYKYNEEISDERKYVYIK from the coding sequence ATGAAAATAATAATATCACCAAGTAAAACAAAAAAGATAGGAGTTTTGGATGGAGTTGACAGCTTTGAAACTCCTATTTTTTCTAAAATAACTGATAAAATAGTAAAAGAAGTGGCGAGTTGGCCAGTGGAAGATATTGAAGTTAAATTCAAACTAAAAAGGGAACAAGCCAAAAAATTATCGGACTTCTATAAAAATTTTAAAAAAGAAAAATTTGGTCATGCTATTTCTACATATACAGGAGTTGTATATAAAGAAATACATGTAGATGAACTGGATAGAAAAGATCAGGAGTTTATGGAAGAAAATTTAAGAATATTCTCAGCATTATATGGTGTTCTTACTCCATTTACTGAATTAAAGGAATATAGGCTTGATATGGTAAATTCAATATTTCCGGATAAATCACTTTACGAAATATGGAGGAAGGAAATAAACGATTATTTTAAAAATGAGGATTTCATAATAAACTTGGCATCAAAGGAGTATTCTAAAATACTTTCAACTGATAATATTTATAATTTTGAATTTTATGATGAAAAGGACGGTAAATTAAAACAGATAAGCACTAATTCAAAGAAAATGCGTGGATTTACTGTAAATTATATTATAAAAAACAGAATAACTGATGTTACTCTGTTAAAGAATATATCTTTAAATGGATATAAATATAATGAAGAAATATCTGATGAAAGAAAATACGTATACATAAAGTAA
- the lpxB gene encoding lipid-A-disaccharide synthase, whose protein sequence is MKNKKKIFVSCGEMSGDLHLSYIIEEMRKQDPNLEFCGVVGDNSINAGAIKINHIKDNDIMGFVEALKKYKYFKQKAEEYLDYIRENDIKTVIFVDFGGFNLRFFELIKKNLPDVRTIYYIPPKVWAWGKKRIKKLMKFDDVIVIFPFEKEYFDSKQKETGMDVKYFGNPLVDKYVFSNKLGNDILLLPGSRKQEITKFFPEIIKLVKSEEMKNEKFIVKFADKSHLKYIEDTDLSKIENLEISFDSISELRDRCKYAIATSGTVTFEVSLTGLPVIVVYKTSFINAFIARKILKIKYISLTNLNAKEEVFSELLQEDFTVARLLSECKKMEENKEKTVAILEKEREKLGNSGVLPKVAEYLIKIINEN, encoded by the coding sequence ATGAAAAATAAAAAGAAAATATTTGTTTCATGCGGAGAAATGTCTGGAGACCTTCATTTATCATATATTATTGAAGAAATGAGAAAACAGGATCCAAATCTTGAATTTTGTGGAGTAGTTGGAGATAATTCAATAAATGCAGGTGCAATAAAAATAAATCACATAAAGGATAATGACATTATGGGATTTGTGGAAGCTCTGAAAAAATATAAATATTTTAAACAGAAAGCAGAAGAATATCTGGATTATATTAGGGAAAATGATATTAAAACTGTTATTTTTGTGGACTTTGGAGGATTTAACCTGAGATTTTTTGAACTTATAAAGAAAAATCTTCCAGATGTAAGGACAATATACTATATACCGCCAAAAGTATGGGCATGGGGGAAAAAGCGTATAAAGAAGCTTATGAAATTTGATGATGTGATTGTTATTTTTCCTTTTGAAAAGGAATATTTTGACAGCAAACAGAAAGAAACTGGAATGGATGTAAAGTATTTTGGAAATCCTCTAGTTGATAAATATGTATTTTCAAATAAGCTAGGAAATGATATACTTCTGTTACCAGGAAGCAGAAAACAGGAAATTACAAAGTTTTTTCCTGAAATTATAAAACTGGTAAAATCAGAAGAAATGAAAAATGAAAAGTTTATAGTAAAATTTGCTGATAAGTCACATTTGAAATATATTGAGGATACTGATCTGTCTAAAATTGAAAATTTAGAAATAAGTTTTGATTCAATTTCTGAATTACGCGATAGATGTAAATATGCAATAGCAACTTCAGGTACAGTGACATTTGAAGTTTCGCTGACAGGATTGCCTGTAATAGTAGTTTATAAAACATCTTTTATAAATGCCTTTATTGCAAGAAAAATATTGAAAATAAAATATATTTCATTGACTAATTTAAATGCAAAGGAAGAAGTGTTTTCAGAACTGCTGCAGGAGGATTTTACTGTGGCCAGGTTGCTTTCAGAATGTAAAAAAATGGAAGAAAATAAGGAAAAAACAGTTGCAATACTGGAAAAGGAAAGGGAAAAACTTGGAAATAGCGGAGTGCTTCCAAAAGTAGCAGAATATTTAATAAAGATAATAAATGAAAATTAG